In the genome of Kwoniella newhampshirensis strain CBS 13917 chromosome 10 map unlocalized Ctg15, whole genome shotgun sequence, the window CATCGTAGATGCGGAAGTAATTGTGGTATGACCCGGTGAGTACTTGGCTGCGGGAGGATTAACGGAGGTTGTAACCGAATGATGGCTACTCACCTGCCGTCGCCACTGAATGTGCACTCAAACTTATCAAAGATGCAGTCGTTTTCATATAAATCACAGAGCTTCTGACGAAGGTGGTCGTGGATGTTGATGGTCTTGACCGGCTTGTTCTCCATCTTGATGTCCCAGATCTTCAACGTCAGGTAATCCCGTGATAAGATGTACTGGCCATCTCGTGAGAATTTGACatcggagatggaggagatgattTCGGAGAAAAACGACTTTTGTGTTGggtcctcctcttcctcgaacaCTACTTGTCAGCTGAATTCGGGGGAAAGCACTCACGTTTGGCATGTGAATCGCACAAGGCTGACTCTCTCATATCCGCGAGCTTGATCGTTCCTTTGGAGCTAGAATACATGAAGAGGTTGCAATGTACTGGGTGGAACTCGGCCGCGGTGATCACCTCGGTGAGTTCCTCCATGTTAACAGGTTTGATGTCGACAATGTCTACGCACGTCAGCGGGATAATGCTTGATGGGACTCACTGAAACTCTGATCGCTGATGTTCAGATTCCACAGATTGATTCTCAAGTCATCCGCTGATATGTAAGTCTCTCCATCCGAGTTCACTGATATCGAATTGATGTGATATGCGTGGGCGTTGGCGTAGACTTTTCTGGGAACGGCAGCGGTTATAGAATCGTGAGTCGTCATGCGGGGAAGACGTAAGGGGGGTTGCAATGCTCCATTGCCACCTCCCGGATAACCATCAGAGTGGTTATTCTCCGCGACGACCTTGATCTGCTTGTCGAAAACCTTCCATAGTTTGATGGTTTTGTCTGCAGGCGGTCAGCGAGGTAGCTGATCGGAAACTCACCATTAGTGCTCAGTAAGAAATGGGCTGCGTTTTGTCTCTTGCACCATTTAATCCtgttgatcttctcctcgatctccagCGATTTCAGGTAGTCGAACTCGGGTTCGTGGGATTGAAACTAGATATTAACGGAGCATGACTTGGTAAAGACGTACCTCTGTGTAGAATTTATATTCACATCCTCGTTTCTGCGATGTTGATCAGCGATGCTTAAGAGACGTATACAATTTACACACCTGCTCGTTTCTCTCAAACAACACCACACGCCCGCCCTTGTCACCTGTCGCGAGGTAGTCACCAGTGTGGTCAAATTCTACTGTCGAGATGATATCGGCTAAAATGTCAAAGGGTCAGTCAGCCTCTGCACAAAGGAAATACCTGGATTACCCACCCTCTGTTATATCTTCTACTTCGCCCTTGTCACCGAAGCACTGGGCGAAGCGCCACTGGGATGCCGCTTCCGCATCCATGTTGTGCTCTGAGCTATGCGTAAGGTCGGAGAAGTCTCACTGAATCGTGAGGaaaggacgaagaggtgaaaAAGCAAAGGTGGAGTAGGGTCAGAAGGAGGCGCGGCCTTGTCCTGGTAATCGCGCGAGGATTGTCGTATAATGCGGGACCggtgatggaggaagagacaacGGGATCACTCAGATGTGTCTACAGGATGTCCGCTGAGTTGTACAGTGTAGGAATGAGCGGTCGTGATCACGTCTGAATCGATTATagatgaaagagatggtcgtgtgtgagtggtgttGGGAATCAGCGCTGAATTGGTTTGGTTTGAGCGGTGACGGTGATGGGTTGGCGCGATGAGAATTTACGTAACAATGTACCTTTCTTACAGCAACAGCATCGGAGTTTTGCTGCATCTTGTGTGCAATGGACCAGGCCTCAGTCCTCCTATTGAAATTGGTCATTGGCAGACACGTCGTATATATGAGTATCATAAAGCTTGGCCCCAGGTAACCACAGTGCATGGTCCACGTTAGGATCACTCTTGACGTATACACCCAATAGTATGAGTAACTAACATAGTGCAGCGTGCCACATTCGTCATCTACCCCAGAAAGTAGTCATTATTTGTGCCTCCCATTTGAAAACAGCAGCCTCTTTTGGGACTGGAGCCACGAAAtgacaacaacgacaaaCGAAGCTGTATGAGATCCATCACAAAGGTCATTACATGCATAGTCGTTACAAAAACCGTCTGTATTAAAGATTTCCTCCGTTGTCCGCCAGGGCCAAGGGACCTACTTTGTGAATATGCTCACCCTGCCAATCAACGTATCAGTCACTTATGTAAACTGGCGTCCTTTCGGCGTTCACTCacacatcctcgtcctgaACCAAATGTGATAGTCCGACTTTTTGCGGTTGCGGATTGAACTTGCTGGATTTACCCCAAACCAGTGCGTACCTGTGATGGGAGAGCCCGTGAGTACACCTCCTGTTGCTACAGAACGACGAGGCTTACTTGAAATGAGAAGCCAAGGTCCGATGGATACCGTGACAAACCGTCTCAATGGTTGCGCCTTGTCGCAGACAGATTGGATCTGAAAGGTCGGGTACTTCCCCTCTTCGTTTCGTATACACTCTTTTAAGGCCAGGTCAGCCAATCTGCACGATTCAAAATCTGTCGCACGGTCAAACTCACTTTACCAAGCCGAGCTCCTGCACGAATGATCGTTTAGCACTTTCCGGCATCATAGCCAACGAGAGACATACCTTCCAGATCGTCTCCAACAACCAGTCCAGTCCCAGGTCTATCTCACAACTAATCATGATGGTCCTTCCGTCACCCTCCCGCGCCATACTGTCCAGTGTCTCCATTGACACCCCGTCAATCTTGTTGATGACTGTCAGGGCGGGTATATATTTTCTTGTACCAAGGAGGACATCGATGAACTCGTCCGTTGTGATCTATAAGACGGTATGTCAGATATCGGCTCAGGCGTTTCTTACGATAGGATACCCACATCTTCTCGGATCATGATGTCACAACTGTGGACTACGTAAAGCGATCTGTCAGCATTGGTGATGAACGGCATGTGTTTCAGGAGCTGGCGCACTTTTGTAAGATTGTAAGATTGACCGAATTGTTCTTTCATCTGTTTTGGTGAGCTTCACGGTAGTATTGATCTGTAAGGGCCACATCAGACATCTCCCGCTTCAAATGTATCCACTGCTCACTGTCACCCCTCCGGCTGCCTTTTGCTTGAATACGACATCTGGCGGCTTCGAATTCAGTCGGATGCCAACTGCTTCCAGCTCGATCTCCAGAAGCTTCTTTTGTTCTGCTGATTTCGTGGCGTCGACTGTGACGGGCAGGTCAGTACCCATACTAAGCCTCGCGAGGATGACTCACTCATAAGTATGATTAGATCCGCTGTTTTCGCCACAGACACGACCTGCCGACCTCGCCCTCGACCTATTCCACGGGATCGTCAAAAATGCCGAAGATAAGCGATTGACCTGACTCACCCTTCGCGGCATCCTGCACGATACCTGGCAGATCGAGCAGTTGTATTCGGGCACCTTCGTATTCCAGAACACCAGGAATGGCCTGACCAAGATGTCAACCCACATGGTATTAGTATAGACACCGATTTGACTGACTGTTAATGTTGTGAACTCGTACGCTCCAACAACGGATTCTGTCTTGGTGACTTTCGATAGCAGGGTCGATTTACCGACTGACGGGAAACCGATCATACACACTCGAGCATCTGAGCGTGCATTAGACCACCACGCTGCATGTTATCCCATAGACACACACCTCCTGATTTCAAGACGTCAAatccctctcctttcgctgacttcttctcgggCTCGAGCAGTTGAGCTCGATACTTGGCCACTATGCTGTTGTCAGCTATGTAATCGAATGTGCCAGATACCCTGGTGACATGACATACATTTGGCCTGCGTTGTCGCGATCAGCCTTGCCTCTCACTAGATTCTGGCAAACTGACCTTGAGAAGACCCAGATGATACTCGGTTGCTTTGCTTTAGGAGAGATCTGGGATCAGTGGTTGACCCGTGGCTATCCCCTGCACAAGCTCTCTCACTTCTTTTGCGCTGAGTAACCCAAGTGACTGATCAGTACACGATTC includes:
- a CDS encoding serine/threonine-protein phosphatase 2A regulatory subunit B beta isoform, with product MDAEAASQWRFAQCFGDKGEVEDITEADIISTVEFDHTGDYLATGDKGGRVVLFERNEQKRGYKTIKLWKVFDKQIKVVAENNHSDGYPGGGNGALQPPLRLPRMTTHDSITAAVPRKVYANAHAYHINSISVNSDGETYISADDLRINLWNLNISDQSFMFEEEEDPTQKSFFSEIISSISDVKFSRDGQYILSRDYLTLKIWDIKMENKPVKTINIHDHLRQKLCDLYENDCIFDKFECTFSGDGSQVLTGSYHNYFRIYDVNGDNDVVLQADKSAFKAKKIGGARGKAPGKKEGLQTEGIDFAKKILAPEGEYHRYRGHKQPVRPVLQYPR